One Lutzomyia longipalpis isolate SR_M1_2022 chromosome 4, ASM2433408v1 DNA segment encodes these proteins:
- the LOC129795637 gene encoding enoyl-[acyl-carrier-protein] reductase, mitochondrial, producing the protein MIFSRVFQRFPGNFATARRQMTLLSTRLVYKEFGEPADVVNRVEEKLESPKSNEVTVRILAAPINPADINTIQGKYPVKPPLPAVGGNECLGEIVELGAGVENFSIGDRVIPFKTGIGTWCTYANYPKDALLRVPKTLGVAEASTLTVNPPTAYRMLRDFVALKPGDTVLQNGANSAVGQVVIQLCRKWGFKSVGIVRNRAEIEDLRSFLTNLGADWIITEEEVRTTDLFKSGQVKKPKLAFNCVGGKSSLEMLRHVADGGVVVTYGGMSREPVTVPTGHLIFKDIAFRGFWMTRWTRENLNSPERSEMFRDLIEFIEKGDLQGPRAKIVPAKDFQGALRNAMAFQGFIGQKFILDFTQI; encoded by the exons atgattttttctcgTGTTTTCCAAAGATTTCCTGGGAATTTTGCCACTGCCAGGCGGCAAATGACCCTCCTGTCCACAAGATTGGTTTACAAGGAATTCGGAGAGCCAGCTGATGTGGTTAATCGCGTTGAGGAGAAGCTGGAATCGCCCAAAAGCAACGAGGTTACCGTGCGGATTCTCGCAGCGCCCATAAATCCAGCTGATATCAACACAATCCAAG GAAAGTACCCTGTGAAGCCTCCACTTCCGGCGGTGGGAGGAAATGAATGCCTGGGTGAGATTGTAGAGCTTGGAGCTGGTGTTGAGAACTTCTCCATTGGGGATCGTGTGATACCCTTCAAGACGGGCATTGGCACGTGGTGTACGTATGCCAACTACCCAAAGGATGCTCTTCTGCGTGTCCCCAAGACACTGGGCGTAGCAGAAGCTTCAACGTTAACTGTCAACCCTCCAACGGCCTACCGGATGCTGCGGGATTTTGTGGCGCTCAAACCTGGGGACACAGTACTCCAGAATGGGGCCAACAGTGCCGTGGGGCAGGTTGTGATTCAACTATGTCGCAAATGGGGCTTCAAGAGTGTCGGCATTGTGCGGAATCGAGCAGAAATTGAGGATTTGCGTTCCTTCCTTACGAATCTTGGGGCTGATTGGATTATCACGGAAGAGGAAGTTCGCACGACGGATCTCTTCAAGAGTGGTCAAGTGAAGAAGCCCAAATTGGCATTCAACTGCGTTGGCGGGAAGAGTTCGCTGGAGATGCTGCGACATGTTGCAGATGGAGGAGTTGTCGTGACATACGGTGGGATGTCTCGGGAACCCGTAACAGTACCCACGGGGCATCTAATCTTCAAGGATATCGCATTTAGGGGTTTCTGGATGACACGATGGACGAGGGAGAATCTCAATTCACCGGAAAGGAGTGAAATGTTTCGGGATTTGattgaattcattgaaaagGGTGATCTACAGGGACCTCGGGCTAAGATTGTTCCCGCCAAGGACTTTCAGGGGGCCCTGAGGAATGCCATGGCCTTCCAGGGATTCATTGGGCAGAAATTTATCCTGGATTTCACAcagatttaa